CGCAGTGGAGACCAACACCGGTGGCCTCGCTGCGGGCGTTGCAGTCGCTGACATATGGGACCAGGGGCGGACACGAGCGGGCGACAGCGGTGGACGAGAGCGTCCGCTTCCGTCCGCTTTGTACCCATTTGTTCCCAGATTTGAATCAGGTTTGGGTCGGGGACAGACAACAGGCGGACACGGACGTCCGTTTGGGTCGTCCCGTTGGGCCAAGTTTTCTGTCCGGatgacccaaacggacaaaatgGGTCCTCCCATTAGAGTTGCtctaagtgttgtatgaactctAGTGATCTTTTCCTTCTGCTCCGGACTGTATCCCTGACTCTTTGTATTTATGTCGCTTGATTAATAAAGTGCTAACGTTTCTCAAAAAAGAAGAGGTTTTTTTTGGTTGACTTGCAAATCACACGAAATTGCGCCATTATCGTCGACCGTAGCTGCTCAGCGGAGGCACCGTGAAAACGGACTGATACACCCCGTGCATGAATAAAATTGCATATTGTCTCATCCCTGGCACAAGGCAAATTTGGAACATCAGCGGTCAAAATTGCAGTCACGCAATTCGGCTAAAACCAAGCAAGCAATTAGCACACGCGGGCAGGACATTTCGGTGGGACGTCAGTACTCAGTACCCACTGTCCACTCCAAAAGCGAACGTGCAGCCGGCACCACCTCCGCCCGGCCCGGCGGCCGCCTCCACCGGCACCGGCACACTGGCGAATGCGTCGTCGGTGTAGAACCCCGCGAAGTCGACGGCGTCCGGCCCAAACGCGGACACGTTGCCGAAGTCGCCGTCAAGCAGCATCCTCGCCCTCTTCTCACCGCCCTCCACGGGCCCTTGCTCGCCGCCGGCCGCGTTGCCGCTGTTGCCGACCAGGCGCTGCAGCGTGTCGCGGTCGCCGACGACCGTGAGGAGGAACGCGAGCATCTGCTTGGGCTTCCGCTCGGTCTCCTGCACGCGGCGCCACATGGCGGCCACCCTGTCGTCGATGGTGTTCTGCTCCTTCTTCAGCCTCACCACCTCCGTGGCGACCATCGTCATGTCGTCGTCGGTGAGGCCGGCCGCCACCGCGTCCTTgcgcttgccgccgccgccgccgccgacggcgGTGCCACGGCGGACGATGTTGCGCAGGAGGTGCGTCTGGCCCCGGAGGAAGGAGCCGTGGGCGAACTCCCACCGGTCCGGATCCACCTTGCGGAAGCCCTGAGGCGAAGCGGAAAACAATTTGATCAGGACAGAATCTAGTGCAAGGACGCTGGCTGTCTGCACTTTGTGAAACTAAATCCTCGCTGTTCGCCTCTGGCCAGCCCCCAAAACGTGCCACGTTCTTGTCCTTGAAACCACGAACACATACCGCAAAATATTCAGAGCGTAACTTATCACGCCACGTGGTCTCCATACGTCCATAAATCGACACCCCAACCACACACAGTAAAGACGAACTATGTACTCCCAGAAAATGTCTCGCGTACACAGTTGTacgcacacgcacgcacacaaGAACTTTGTACAGAAATCTCACTCTCTTTCTCTCTGAATCAAGATAAACAGGAGCGCAGGCGGCCTAGCAACACGGAAATGGACAGCACAAATGGAGTACTAGTATATATAGGAATCAACGGACTGACATAGGTGTTGAGCTGGCGGACGAAGCTGGAGAAGTTGTTGTGCTTGAAGTGCGCGGGCAGCATGGTCTGCGAGAAGACGAAGGGGTCGGCGACGACGAAGCTGTTGTTGCCCTTCCCCCCCCCGATGCCCCCGTCCGTCCCGGGGTCCTCCACCATCCGGTACGTCTTCCACACGAAcggcgccgccccgcctccgacgctcgccgccgccgccgccatcggtCTGTCTCTAACTAAAGTTTCTCAAGATTTGTCCCGAGATTTCTTGATAAAGTAACGGGAGGAGGGCATAAAGATCAAAGGTGCTACAGAAAAAGGTAAAGGGGGACGTCGCCAAGGAAGGCAGGATCTGCCGGTCTGTGAAAGTGGCGGGCTAGTTTTATAAGCCTGCCGCGCCCGTGGTGGGTGCGGGGGAAAGCGACGGCGAGGAGGTGGCGACAGGTGCGTGCATCCACGGGCTCGGGAGGTTTCCGCCGGTGGTCACGCACGTACCCAGCGTGCCACCGCATTCTGGGCCCGGCCGGGTGGGGAAAAAGCGCTCGCGGCCACAGCGCCTGGGTCGTTGTCGCCACCGCGGACGCGAGAGGACACCTGCTATGCTATGCCGAGGGGGGAGGGGCCGCGTCCGGTGAAGCCCGTGCTGATTGGTGCCATATCATATCGCCTTTGGCATAGAAAACTCGGAAAGGTGAAAAAACGGGGGATTCGCAGTCAGGTCGACGGAGCATCTTCCCGGATTGTTTTTTCGAGGGAGAGCCGGAAGGCGCCCTGGATTTCTGGTCactttttcattttctttttgcGCAACCGAAGAGATTGGTTGAGTTCCCCGCACAGCAAAAAGGGAGGAGTGCTGCTTGTGCTTGCAGCTATGGGATGGGTTCCCTGTCGTTTTGGCAAGACTACAGTTTCACCATGGCCAGACTCGTCGAAATTCAGTGTGCTGGATCTGGATGCGAGTAGGACGCAAACGGAAATTTGGTATGCTGCCAATAAGAAAGATGGCGATGGCCCTCTCCTAATTAGGCCCACCCGTGCAGGCGCCCATGCCCTTGCTGGTTGCTGCACAGCGACGAGGGCAACGCTGTCGCGACTTCCACCGAGATCGCCAGCCACGCATTCCGCCCCGTCCGACCGCTCGACGCGTGGGCTTTAGGACTCGTGCGACCTCCACGGCGGTTGCGCACCACACATTTGTTTCCTCCTCCTCTGCGAGCGTCCCGATCAGGTTAGCAAGGAGTGGGACTGGGAGTAGATTACGTGATCTTATCCCTGCGGCCATGACCACGACCCTGCCGATAAAGCGGCAGACAGCAATACTGTATTCCATGCTGCATTCGTATCCGTAACCTTGTGCCCACAACGCAGAAACAATTTTTGACcgatattttttttaaaaaaaattcaatctattCAACGTATATTGCATTCAGATCCATAGACCACCTAACGACGACTACGAGCATTGAAACAAGCCGAATGCGTGCTGTCATCATTGCCCCTCCCTCACCAGAGCCGAACAAAACTTGTAGTTGACAGCTGGGAAGTCGCCGCGCTAAGGACCATcgcaccagaacagcaaccgcACAGATGAAAAATAGCGTAGATCAGAAGGATCCAACCTAAAAACATACGAACATAGACAAACAACAGTCAGATCGGAGCAAATCCACAAAAGACAGATCCATCAGAGAGACACCTCTGCACGCCCACCGACTATGCTAGACGCATCATCAGGACAGGGGCTAGGCGGGGAGAACTTTATTTCATCTTCAGGGAGCCTCCGACGTTTCGCCTTTCTAAACAGGACACAAACCAtaacaaaattcaaaaaaacatcTGAAAACAAAGTGTCCCGCTGGTCTTTGTTGCGATCCACTGTGCCCCCATGACCCTAGGGCCGCCGAAGACATGGCGAACCGACGGTGGCGCCCGTAGGAGACAGAGGAACCCTAGCTTTTTCTAGAGGAGGAAGTGTGGCTACGTGCGCGTGCATATACCCATATGTTTTTGTTACCACTATTTTCCATCTTTAGAGCATCTCTAGACAATCCCTAAaactgagtcaaaggagttaaaATTTCGGTTTACTCCTCTGACCGGGAGATAGCCGAACTCCCAAACCGTACAAGGGAGTAAAAAGTTTACTCCCCGCGGCCGTCGAGGAGTAAAAATACTCGCCCGCTCAGCTACCGAGTAAATCGCACCTCTCCAATGCCCGACCGCCCAAATTCACCACTGTGCGCCTCCTCCTATGTCAGGATGTAAATGGACAGCTCGCTGAACATTGTGGGACTTGTCCACTCTGATCACCGGTTCTTATGCGGGACTATGTCATAGTCCAATTATTATTTGTGTGGCGTATGTGGTGTCCACATAGTACCATATAGTATTTACTAAGAAGCAAACTGATACAGTGATACAATGGCATTAGTACAAGCCTAATCCGATCATTCAGTACAGGCCTAATTAGTCCTTCTCACCATCTTCTCTTGTCACTCAACACAGACACGGGGAACAGGCACGACGACGCACGCACGAACATGTATTTTGCTTACCTGTTTGGAGAAGAGGAGGTAGAGGAGCAGGGGTTGAAGAGAGCATCGGCAGGATTAGGGAGATAGCAGAAGAGGCATCGCCGCAAGGATCAACTCGGTCCCTGCCTCCCTGGCGATTCCCTTGGAcagcggcggcggtggaggggcTGAACGGCGGGGTTGGGGAGAGAATAGAGGAGGCGCCCCCACACTGCTCGGCTCAGTCCCCGGCGCTTCCCTTGGACGGCGGCCCATTTGAGAGACTCAGTGGCGACGGCAGCACCATGGACAACGGAGAGGATTGGAAGGGGGAAGGGGGTTGCGTTTGGACATGGCGGTGGCGAAGGCGTCCGCTCTAGGGCATGGCAGCGTTGGGTGTTCGGGGACGGAGGCGAACGCGCCGCTAGCACTCGTGGGCTTAGTTGGTCTGTCCACTTGTGCCACTAATTTTTACTGGATCTTCACGAACGCCATTTAGACTGTTTTTTGCGGGTGGCATATGTGGGACTAGTGGGACCCGTCGCCACTTACATCCTGACTTACACGGTTGCTCGTATTTCCATGAATTTATTTCAGGCCTTTCCGACAATGTGCGGCCAGTGGGAGAAGATGTTCCCGTTGACTACAAAGGTGTCTGATGGTTCCTCGATGAGCATTACTCAAAGCATCTACATGTACAACCATACAGTAAGTGTGGTCAACTCTTTCATGTTGATGAGTATTTGAATGATGTTACTAAGAGAAAaaagaggtatacatgtataagGAGTTACATATATACAATAGCAAGCAAATACTTGCACGTATAATTAGTTTGCCATGAAGTGATGACAGCATCTACGATCACAAGTCACAAATTCCACCCTCCAAACGCCCACGGACAATGGTCAGACATCACACTAAAAATCTTTTTCAAAACCGGATACCCTAATTATGAATTCTCAAATCCAAACAATTACATGCACGTGAAACCTAATCTTAAGCGGAGCTCGTCTTGCTCTGCTATGCCCATATCCGGTGGCTGGCTACGCCCCTCGAAGTGTTGGTGCGGCCGCTGGCGAGGTAGAGTAGGACATCGGACATGCATCGGCTCATGGGGCTCAAGGCGTCGCCATCTCCCATTCTCTTCTCTTCCTTATCGGAGCCCGTGACTTGCACGTCGCCGGTGGATGTGAGGTTGATGATGGATCTGTCGTTGTTTGAGCCAGTCACGTCCACCACGACGTGGTTGTGGCGCCAGGCAACGGGTTGTTGGGCTGGAGAGTGCGACTCCGCCTCGCCAACGTCCGTCGCGAAGCCTGTCACGGTCTCCCGGGGATGCTGCCTCGCACGGTAGGCACACTATGTCATACTTTGTGTCAGACAAGGCCTAATCATTCACCTTTTCCTCGGCACGCGAACGAAGCGGTTGCGCATCTGGCACGACGTTCGCCAGACAAACCGCATTGCCTCCAAAGAGTTAGTGGCGACACGCCTCGCATCGGATCCATGTGCCACTTGGGCGGACGCAACGGATTCCCGAGATCGGCGGGGAGCAAGGCGGACATCCATCTCCTCCTTAGGGTTGCGTGGGACGAGCTCCGGGTCAATGGATTAGAAGGTGTAGGACTCAGATCCGATGCCCGCCATACCGGTGAAGGTGGGAGATCGCCGGACAGGAGCTTGTGGGCAGAGGGGAGTGCACTAGAGGTGAGTGGAGTGGAGTGGAATGCGGCTAGGGTTTTTTTGGTGTGCGGATATGGTCCAATTTATGTGAGATCAGGTGGGTTAGAGTGGCCCGGATCTGACGGGACGGGCGCGTCCAGACGTCCCATCTGCCCCAAATATGGGCTGGATATCGGAAGTTTATGTCAATTCAGGTGTTTAGGCCGGATATGATGTTCGGTTGGATATCATTTTTCGGTCGGGACAATGACCAGACAGCCCAGCCGGGCGTTTGCGAGGGATCCTGTTGTATACGTCATCAAGTCATCATGTACACCTCTATATCCAGCTCCAGTTGCTTTTGTGCCCGCTCGGCAGAGAGCTTACAAGCTGTGGTCAACATCTCGCGGACTCCTCGTGGCATTCGTTCAAAGATGAAAAATAATTCGCACAAGATACCAAGGAAAATAATCCAATCGATCAAAATATTAAGGTTTGCAAATTCCAATTGAATAATGTCTCTTCGACATGCCAAAAAAATTGCAAGGATATATTTCCTGTTTAGAAAAAATGTGTTTCAATTTTCTATATTTTCTGCAGCTTAAGTTACTAAgttaactactccctccgtccgggaaTAAGTGTACATCAAGGTTTTGTTCTTagtcaaaattttaaaattttaacCAATTTTATAGAAAATAATAGTAACATATATGACATCAAATTGGTATATTATGAAAGTACATTTCAAAGGGGATCTAGTGATAGTAATTTAGTGCCATAAATGCGTGTACTTTTTTCTAGACGGttggtcaaagttttaaaactttgacttaaGACAAAAGCTAGATATACATTTATTtgcggacggagggagtagataatAACCCATGCGACTGCTATACATGAGTTGGTTATTGGGTTGAAAAATAGTAAAAACCATGAAAGGATATTATCATTCTAGAACTTGATAGAATGATATGTGAAGTCAGACAAAATTGGATAATGTAGTCAATAAGGGGATTGGTAATGTGTTGCCTAATTGATACTCCCcatgtaaactaatataagactTTTTATACACTATTTTACTGATATGAAATTAGTGAACTTGAAAAAATGTTTAAGaattattttttttaaatgtACCCAGTTTGAAAATGTTCTTGAATTTGAAAAATGTCCgtaaattttaaaaaaatgttcatgaaccTTTTTAGCTCACAAACATTTTTAATATGGCTTTTTTACCATTATGGCGATAATATTATACAATGTGAGCAAACCCCTTTCACCCATTCTGCAAGGCTGACTGAATCCCCCCGTCAGCGTGCAGCACAACCAATTTGGAGTATAGGCCGTACTCCAGAATGGGTGCTGCAGCGTCTGTTTTGGAGCGTGCCAAATGCTAATTCTCTTTCAGTTTCTACGACTAAACTGTTTCAGCACAAATATACATCCGACCCACAGTAGGATTCTTGTCCACACAAGCTAGGGAAAATCAGCCCTGTTATTTCTTTGCACATAAATTATGGAGAAAACATAAGCAACAACATGCTCACCTCAGCCACACAGGGACCATTACATAACCAATCGTTAACTATATTGTGCAGAAATATCCAAAATCAATCCGAAATGCTGATAAAGCCAAGTCTTAAAAATCACGTGTAACCAATGGAAAaaatatatacatacatacaagACACGATGTATGCAGCAAGTAGAAACTGCGATCAGTCCTTTTGCGGTGACTCTGTTTCGGCTTGAGCTTTCCATCTTCACTCTTCCATCAGTATGATAATAGTTTCAAGCAAGCAAGCTCCGGCCGCACATCATACCCTGGATAGGAAAAACAAATATGGTACATCACGTGAATTTGAGAAGTATTTATCCAGGTTTGAACCAAATCATGGCGAAAACATTGTGGGGTGTTTTTAATAAGATAAATGTCTCTTGTAAGATAAAAGAATGAATGCTAAGAATCTGTGTTGATACCTCGAGCATGTAACCAGGAGGAACACTACATATTGGCAACCGCCATTTTAGTTCCCCTGAATCGGAGTGTCGCCATCCAATGTTAATGCCCCCGGCACCCACTGCACGCAGGGCCCGTGGGTGGCAGTTGAAAGGGACTGCGACAAGTGACACTGAGTACTCACATCCTTAGCTGATGGTTGGGACGTGCACCTACTTCcttagggtgtgtttggttcGGGAACGAAGTGTCATTGGAATGTCATCAAATTCAAATTTGTTCATTggattttaaaaatattcatcaaATTTGAAATTTGTTCATAAATTTTCAGAATATGTTCATGGCATTCAAAATTTGATCTTCGAATTCAAAATTGTTCATCATTTTTTCAAAAAACAATTTCTTGAATAAAATTTCTTTCATCAAGTTAATATTTTTATCAAATTCAAATTTGATCATCAAATACAAAACAATTTTCATCATTATTAAAAAATGCTCATAAAAATTGTGcatcaaaataaaataaatattaaTTAAAAGTGAAAAAATGTTTATTCTTCCAaaatcgtgaacattttttggaaaacacccacattgttttaattgatgaattgttttcaaatttgtgaacatattTTGAATTCATGAGCATTTGTTCAACACACGAACAATttttaaaatcatgaaatttTTTTATTAAACATGAATAGTTTATGATTTGttgttttttttcaaaattcaTTTAAAAAAACGCGTGTGTTTTAGTTCTGAATTATTTTAAagaggaaaaaaataaaaacaggGAAAACAGAAAGCAAAAGAAAGAAGAAAGGGGTGTCCTGCCCCGCTCTTCGGCCAACCCAATACGGGCGTGCGGGAGGGAGGCGGTGCGCGCTGGCATGTTTACCAGCGCCTGACGTGCCCTATATCAGCACGTCGGTGCTGACGAGGAGGGGTGCCCCTATTGTTCGCCTTCAGCTAGTCTAACTTCAGACTCACTGAAGGGGCGAGCAAGGTGGGCTGGGCCACGCACCCGGGAAGCCATAGCCTGTTTTTTTTGGGAAGAGGCGTTTTGGCTCCCAGGTGCATTTGCacctggatgaacagtaccccgaaaAAACAAATTAAATGTTTGCAAAAAATTCTTAAAAAAATTGTAGATGATCGTAATGGTGTCGTAAACATGCTTGACGAAATTCGCGCGGAACGGAGCAGCGGTGTTTCTTCAGCGAAAAAACAAATTTGGGTGACATTTTGGGGTGACATTTGGtctttgatttgttttttgtttacGCAAGCCAAAATGATTGACATTTTTGTCTCAAAATTTGCAGGTCGCATTTGTATGTGACAAAGATGACAAAAAAAATTTGTCTCAATTTTCTCGACATTTGAAAAAAACAAAAGTGGGCCGGGTGCAAATGCACCCGGGAGCCGAATTGATTTTCTTGTTTTTTAtttatatatattatattttcgATTTTTTATTGTTTTACATTTTTTATAGTTTAAAATTTTATAATTTATATATTGGAAAGAAACTCTGTAAAAATAtatgaaaaatgttgaacaagtatttaaaaaatattgaatgagtatttgaaaaatattgaataagtatttgaaaatgttgaatCGGTATTTGAAGAATGTtgaacaaatatttgaaaatgttgaataagtattttaaaatgttgaacaagtattttaaaatgttgaacaagtattggAAGAAATGTTAAAcaattatttttgaaaaaaatggatcacgtatataaaaatgttgaacaagtatttgaaaaatgttgaacatgtatataaaaaatattgaacaagtatttTAGGAAATTTTAaccatgtatataaaaatgttgaaaAAGGATATTAAAAATGTTGCACAAGTATTTTAAAAATGTTGTACAAGTATTTGAAAtaatgttgatcatgtatataaaaatgttgtACAATTTTTTGAAAAATTTGGAGTAattatttgaaaaatgttgaacaagtatttcctaaaaaatgaaaaaacaaaagaaacaaaagaaaagacaaaaaaaATGAAATAACATGGAGATGAAAAAgaatgttgatcatgtatataagaaTGTAGAAtgaaaaaataaaagaaacaaagaaaagaCAAAAAAAGAAATAACATGGAGATGAAAAAGGAAAAGAATGAAAAAATCGGAGAGGAAAACAAAATAAGAAAGAAAGAAATACGTAAAGAAAAAGAAgggaaaaggaaagaaaagaaacaaataaaatggaaatagagAAAAGCCAGtgaaaaacaaaaataaaaaacagaaaaaaatgGGAGAAGAAACAGTGGAAAAACCGATTCGTTTCGACTTAAGTAAGGTCGCCCTACTAGTACATCACGAATACGAGCCTATCCCAGCGGCTAGCCGTGCGTTCCCACAACGAGTAGGTCTCGCTGAAGGCGACAAATAGCTCCCGCGGACGAGGAGCCCCAAAATTTGTTGGTGGTGGTCCTTCAGAAACCTTTCTATTGAGCCGGCATAGACATAGATAGCACTGGTGTTTGTGCTCAAAAACAAAAAGATAGCACTGGCGTTTTGGAGGCCGATTTCCTTCGGTTAgagcagcagcggcagcagcacaAGGAGGCGCATGGGCATTACATTTCCGTCATCAGCAGCTAAATTCAACAGAAGTAATCAACCGAAAATACAATACAAGTGTTCAACAGAAACCATCCTCCACTATCCAGATTGCAAACACGacttttttttttttgaaaggtaGATTGCAAACACGACTTAAGTATTGATACCGAGAGCAATGGATCAATTGGAAAGAAAAACTAAACACGATTGTACGTAGACAGTAGCAACTGAGATCACTCCTTCGGGAGGTGGCCCTGCTTTTTAATCTTCACATCTGCTTGCACGACATTCTGCAA
This DNA window, taken from Triticum urartu cultivar G1812 unplaced genomic scaffold, Tu2.1 TuUngrouped_contig_6042, whole genome shotgun sequence, encodes the following:
- the LOC125530061 gene encoding heat stress transcription factor C-2b-like, translated to MAAAAASVGGGAAPFVWKTYRMVEDPGTDGGIGGGKGNNSFVVADPFVFSQTMLPAHFKHNNFSSFVRQLNTYGFRKVDPDRWEFAHGSFLRGQTHLLRNIVRRGTAVGGGGGGKRKDAVAAGLTDDDMTMVATEVVRLKKEQNTIDDRVAAMWRRVQETERKPKQMLAFLLTVVGDRDTLQRLVGNSGNAAGGEQGPVEGGEKRARMLLDGDFGNVSAFGPDAVDFAGFYTDDAFASVPVPVEAAAGPGGGGAGCTFAFGVDSGY